The segment aaactgaactttgagggacccccacagttagggggtgggaggcataggaagagcctgcaaaagagactgagaatgagcagccagagaggtaggaggagaaccaggagaggatggtgtcagtgaagccgaggttggggaATGTTTCTAAGAGAAGGGgctggtcgacagtgtcaaaggcagctgagcggtcgaggaggattagaatagagcagAGGAcctcggatttggcaagaaggagattattggtgacctttgagatggcacattctgtggagtgaaagggcagAAGCCAGACCGAAGTGGGTCAgggtgagaattggaggagaggaacttgagacggcAGGTGTGGGCAGctcgttccaggagtttggagaggaatggtagaagggagatgggacaataactggaaggagccaaggggtcaaggaagggtttttttaggataggggagacgtgggcatgtttgaaagcagtggagaagaagccactggagagtgaagggTTGacgatggcagttagggagggaaggagggagcgggcaagtgttttgagaaggtgcgaaggaatagggttgaagggaggtggagggggtggattttgagagaaagcaggagatcttctctagagatactgcagggaaagatgggagcATTGAAGAACGGGCAGGAGGGGGGAAGTaccgggaggggcaggggagatttttgggAGATCGCGCCTGAtactgtcaattttcttaatcaaGTAGATGCCCGGGTCACTGGGGGCAAAGGATGGGTGAGGCGGGGGGTCAGGggggctgagaagggagttaaatgtctggaccaACTGGCAAAGGTGAAGGGCATGGGGGTAGAGAAATGGTTTGGTCgggtaggggagagggcagagttaaagtatgcaaggataaacttgaggtgGATGAAGTCGGTAGAATTGGTAtacgttttccctgcccacaatgagctcacactctagcgGATCCTAAACTGAAGGAACAGTTAAGGTTCAGGACAGGAGAGGGAATAAGTAGCCTGGTGGCTAGTCACTTAGTCAGCTGGGCCTCACTCCCACCTGGGGGATCCTGAATGtctgaccagggcagggaaaagaaaactcagaagcagcgtggtctagtagaaaaagcaccggCCTGAGCatcggagcacctgggttctaatcccggctccaccactcatctgctgtgtgacctcaggcaagtcgcttcacttatctgtgcctccttCAGTTGCAGAAGGGGGATtacgacggtgagccccatgtgggctagggactgtgtccaacctgatgatcttgtatctaccctgagagcttagtacagtgcccggtgcatagtaagagtttaacggagaagcagtgtggcttaacggaaagagcatgagcttgggagtcagaggatgtgggtcctgatggtatttgttaaacgcttactattctatgtggaaacactgttctaagcgctggggggatacgaggtgatcaggttgtcccatggggggctcacagtcttaatccccattttacaggtgaggtaactgaggcacagagaagtgaagtgacttgcccaaagtcacacaactgacaagtggcgaagtggggattagaccaaatgacctctggctcccaaacccgagctgtttccattaagccacgctgcacttctctgctgcgtgacctcgagcaagccacttaacttctctgtgcctcactcacctcatctataaaatggggattaagaccgtgagtccctcgtgggacaatccgattaccttgtatctaccccagcgcttagaatagtgcttcgcacctagttagcacttaataaataccataattattattattgtaaacaaaCACCGTTGAAGAAAACAAAAGATCGGGGATTCCCGTCTCAGAGCCGGCGgtcggaaggggagggagaggaaatgatcAGTGGAGCGGACTTtggatggaaaaggggaggaatAGGGGTTGGGGTTCTCTCCTCCCAAGAGCCCCTAACTTGTCCCCCGTCCCTCAACCcccagggggtgaggggagggagaagactgGGGTTTCTCAGGGTTTCAGAGGCGTAGACAAGAGGGCTTCTAGGTGAGGACCCGTGTCCAgcagaaagctcactgtgggcaagggacgtatctaccaactctgttgctatcATCCtcaccgaagcgcttagtacagtgctctacccacagtaataataattacaataattatggtactcgttaagtgctttctatgtgccaagcactactctaagcgctgggggagatacaaaataatcgggttgtcccacgtggggctcacagccttaatctccattttacagagggaactgaggcatagagaagtgaagaggcttgcccaaggtcacatagcagacaagtggcggagccggaattagaactcatgtcctctggctcccaagcctgggctctttccactaagctacactgcttctctaggtgctcaacagatacgattgatgcATTGAACGGTTGGGACGGCCATGATCCAGGCTTGCCAGGCTCAGGTGGTCTGCAAGAAAGAGCCCCCTGAGGGAGGGGTCTCGGGGCCCCAATCTCCAACCAAGGGGACGGGGGCtcgggaaagaacccaggccgcCTAAATTCCAGTCCTGTGCCCCATCACTGGACCACCGGCAGCTGCAAGGCCTTGTGGgaaagggcctcagtttcctcatctctaaaatggggagaaaatccccattctccctccccctcagactgcgggctggggactgtgtctgatcggatGGCCTTGCACCCATCCTggcgcttagtaaagagctcaGTTTAGAGTCAGCGCCTAGTATAATCccataatttatatatgtatatatgttttatatatgtatatatgtttgtacatattttttactctatttatttttttattttatttgtacatatctattctatttatttaattttgttagtatgtttggttttgttctctgtctcccccttttagactgtgagcccactgttgggtagggactgtctctatatgttgccaatttgtacttcccaagcgcttagtagtgctctgcacatagtacgcgctcaataaatacgattgatgatgatgatgatgatgataattttgatCGCCACAGTTGATGGCAAGCTCAGGGTCGAGGGTTTGCACCCCCAAATTCTGGATCCTCCAGAGGAGTGGTGGACCCCCATGTCcgaggtgggagtgggggtgggggagagcaagagAATGAAAGGAGCCTCAGATTGGGGACCCTTTTTCACGCCCACCTCCGCCGCCCTCCCCTCTGTCGAACTCTGCACCCTCGAGTTTGCACATCGgacaatccgtggtatttattgagtgcttactgtgtgcagagcactgtactaagcacttgggagcacacaatacaacagagttggtagacacactccctgcccacaatgagtttacagtctagaggaagttcaagctatgatcaatcaatcggtagcatttatttattcaatcgtatttattgagtgcttactgtgtgcagagcactgtactaagcgcatgtgcaagtacaacagaacagagttggtagaaatgttctctgcccacaaggagcttacagtctagaggaagttcatgctataatcgatcaatcagtggtatttattgagcgcttactatgttatgagcactgtactagagaagcagcatggtttagtggcaagagcacgggcttggaagtcaggggtcatgggttctaatcctggctctgccacttatcagctgtatgactttgggcaagtcacttaacttccctgtgcctccgttacctcatctgtaaaatggggattaagcccgtgagccccgcgtgggacaacctgattcgttcaatcgtatttatgacctaggtcatttataataataataatgacatttattaagcgcttactatgtgcaaagcactgttctaagtgctggggaggttacaaggtgatcaggttgtcccacgaggggctcacagtcttaatccccattttacagatgaggaaactgaggcacagagaagtgaagtgacttgtcccaagtcacacagctgacagttgatggagccgggatttgaacccatgacctgtgactccaaagcccgggctctttccactgagctacgctgcttctctaccccagtgcttagaacagggcatttaacaaatgccatcattgttatgattagtattactactaagcacttgagagagtgggagacaggttccctgcccacagcgagcttacagtctatatggggagacacATCTCAGACAAGCATCTCTCCCCAttggtcaatcgcatttattattgagctcttactgcgtgcagagcactgtactaagcacttgccacgTCCCATCCTCCAGGATTTTAAACACTTTTCCACGGCTCCAGAGCtatcttctgcatcatccatgcaccctttgggcacttggtattcattcaagtcatatttattgaatgcttactgtgtgcaggaagcactgtactaagagcttgggagagtacaatacaagaaacagacacattccctgcccacaacgagcttacagtctcctctcctccttcagccccacaatccTTATGTCCTTctccagatttatttatttatatcaatgtctgtctcccccctctagactggaagattattttttgttgggttttcttTCTAGtactttttttcatggcatttgttaagtgcttactctgtgccaggcactgtattgagcactggggtagatatacactaatcaggacggacacagtcctcgccccacgtggggctcgcagtcttaatccacattttccagatgaggtgactgaggcccagagaagtgaagtgacttgcccaaggtcacacagcagacaagtggcggagccgggattagaagccaggttctctcactcccaggcactttcccctaggccacggtgcttcccttgtttaggtatttgttaagcgcttactctgtgttaagcgcttactctgtgtcaagcgctgtactaagagctggggtagataaaagataatcaggtcccacatcagACTCACAGTTGCGGGGAGAAAAGGCACtggatttccattttgcagatgagggaagtgaggcacagagaagtgaagtgacccacccaaggtcacacagcaggtaaatggtgccagaattagaaccaactcccaggcccgggctccttgcactaggccacactgcttctaagcgctgggggaggtacaagtttatcaggtcggacacagtccctgtctcacttggggctcacagtctaaattggtggaaagggggaaactgaggcacagagaagtgaagcaactagcCCAAGGACACATGTCAagccaataagcgcttaacaaataccatcattattactactattattattattattaattggcagagctgagatgaggttctctaactcccaggcccgtgctctataataataataataatgatagcatttattaagcacttactatgtgcaaagcaccatgctgcttctcaccgtaggaagggaaagtgtctatcagctTTCtcctcacccaagtacttagcactgtgctccatgcccagtaagcactcagtaagtaccaatgactgatgggttgattggttgatcataGCCCGcaggactcagtttccccttcaCCATCACTTCCCAGACCCTACAGAGATTCCCACCCTCCCTCAGGCTTCAGGGGACCAACCACCTGATCCGCCGGGCCTTCTTTCTCCCGATGTGTCCATCTTAGGTATCAAACCTAAAGCTTTCCCGGAAGCCCCCGGGGGCctcacttctcctcctctccctgctctgtcCTCGGCCTTCCTTACTCCTTCCTTCCTCGTCACCTTCCTCAGCCCCCAGGGGATGGAGTCACCTTCCCCGGCTGGTCCTCCCGCCGAGGTGCCCATCTCGGGTACCAAACCCGATGCTTTCCCCGACGCCTCTGGGAGACTCTCACTGTCAGGGAGCCAgtgttctcctctcctccctgccctgacccatcccctccctcaatcaatcaatcaattgtatttattgagcgcttactgtgtgcagagcactgtactaagcgcttgggaagtacaagttggcaacacatacagtccctacccaacagtgggcttacagtctaaaagggggagacagagaacagagacagaaggggaccgccTCACCTGACCATGCTGGTCCCCCCCTGAAGTGCCCATCTTGGGTACCAAACCTGAAgtcttcccagaagccttcccagggCCTTTCCCCATGTGGGGGCCTGTCTTCTCTTCCCCGGCCCGCCCTGGCCcgtcccctgcctcagcccccaaGTAGCCACGTCGGAACAGCGGGGAAGATGTGTGGGGGGTTTTGATTTGGGCCCGTCGCCCCCGGCGAGGACTCCCAGGAGCTGTGGACGGAAACGAGTGTGCCCACGGAAAGGGTGAGCCGTGACGAGCCAGCCAGCCGTGACGCCTCGTTTCTTGTAAACTGAGCGTTTCCCccacctcgccccttccccctcccgcctccGTCCCCGGCTGCCTTCCCCCCGAACCCCTCTCCCACGGCCTCGGATTTACCCGCCCCATTGTCCCCTCTGAGCCCCCAATTCCTGCACCGTCCCCCTCATCCTGACTTCCCCCGCAGTTACCaggggcctagcggaaagagcccaggcctgcgagtcagaagagctaggatctaatcccagctctgtctctagtcctcagtttcctcatctgtaaaatggggattcaatacccattctcccacctacttaggttgcaaaccccatgtgggaaagggacaaatCTAATATATCTTTtttataaggtatttgttaagcgcttaccgggtggcgggcactgtaccaagcactggggtggattcaagttggacacaatccctgtcccatatggggctggctgtcttaatccccattttacagatgagggaactgaggcagagagaaatgaagtgacttgcccaaagtcacataataaggcaagaggaggagtcaggattagaacccaggtcgttctgactctcaggctctgggCCCTATCCTTCAGGACACATTGTTTCTCttgtaatctctgctctgccacttttctgctgggtgacctttggcaaatcacttcacttctctgggcctcagttgcctcatctggaaaatgcggatggagactgtgagccccatgggggacagggactgtgttcaacccgattagcttgtactcgccccagcacttagtacagtgcctgccacccggtaagagcttaaaaaatagcctcattattactattattatggtacttaccccagagcacttgacacatagtaagcccataacaaatgccactgttattgctattattactattattattattgttattattactattattattgttgttattattactattattattattgttattattactgtctaaGAGAGGGGATGAGGGTCATATGCAGACAACTTGGTTGGAGTCTCAGGTGCTGATCAATTCCTctccacacacccgccccccGACCCACCACCATCGGCCAGGGGGTCTTGGAGAAGTTCCAGGGACCCCCGACCGCTGCAgggggaagtgcttagtacagtgtctggcacatagtaagcacttaacaaataccacagttatgatgatgattattattattattacctggggaggcagcgtggcctgctgGTAATGCCCAGGAGCTGGCAGTCCCGGGTTTGAGCCCCGCCTTCACCaccgggctgctgtgtgacctcgggcaaatcactgaacctctctgggccttgggtttctcctctgtagaatgggaacaagatctcccctgccctccctcccggaTGGCGAGTTCCGATCAGGAAGGGGACTGCATCCGGTTAATTATCTGGAATCTATGAGGTGTTCAGCACAGTTCTGGGCACCTGCTCAAGTGCGTTGTCAATGTGGATTTCAAATGAAGAGTCTTCGACATGAGCCCCGTAACGGCAGGGAAGAGGACAATGGTGGGGTGAGAGGGGAGGCCGGTGGAAGGGAAGTGCTATGAGCACCATGCACTGTaccgaagcagagtggctcagtgtaaaagagcacgggctttggagtcagaggtcacgggttcaaatcccagctccgccaattgttagctgtgtgactttgggcaagtcacttatcttctctgtgcctcagttgcctcatctgtaaaatggggatgaagactgtgagctccacatgggccaacctgatcaccttgtaacctccccggagcttagaacagtgctttgcacatagtcagtgcttagtaaatgccatcattattattattagtgagtgcTTGTTTAGTGCAATGTGCTGCACTGAGCTTCTGTTGAGTGTAGCGCGCTGTGCTGACTGCCTACTGAGTGTTATTTGCTGTACTGAACTCCTACTAAGTGCAatatgctgtactgagcacctgctgagtacATTGTGCTGTATTGAGCTCCTGCAGAGTGCCATGCGCTGTACTGaacgtttactgagtgcaaagggACGTCCTGACAGCCTGATTGCTAGACAGTCTTACAGGGAAGGCCTTCCCCGCTCCTCCCGTCCATTCCCGCCGGTACCCCCCGGGCCTCCGCCATCAGGGCCCAAAGTTGACCGTCACCCCCACTTTGCAGGACGGACCTCCAGCTGCTCCAACCCGGAGAGGGTTCGGGGGACGGTGGGATCCCGGGTGCATCTGCCCCTGGTCCTGGAGGGGGCCAACGAGACCACACCGGTGACCATCAAGCTGCAGAGCCGGGGGCAGCAGAACAAGAAGAAGGTGTTTTCGGGGCAGAAGAAGAACCTGGTCGGAAAACTGGAGGCCCGTTACACCTTCTTCCCCGAAAACTCATCGCTGGAGATCGCCGAGGCCTCCTATGGCGACGCCGGCACCTACGAGGTCTCCGTGGAGGCCGGAGACTGGTTCAAGGAGTTTTGTCTCGAGCTGGAGCTGTTCGGTaagctggggggcgggggtcctggGTCCTGGGTGGAAATTGGGGGGGCTCTGGGGTCAGCAGGAGACCCTGGGGGGAATAGggaggcctctctctctctccatcactctctgcctctcttcgccccctctgtctctctcttcagtttattaataatgataataaaaataatgatggtatctattaagcacttactaggtgccaagcactgttctcagaactagggtagatatgaggtaatcaggttgtcccacgtggcactcacagtctcaatccccattttccagatgaggtaaccgaggcccagagacgtgaagtgatttgcccaaggtcacactgcaagcagttggcggagctggaattagaacccagggcccctgactcccagtcctgggttctttccattggtccctgctgcttcttctcttgcctgctgtgtggctttgggtgagtcgcttcactcctcagggcctccacttcctctggaaaatggggattcgacacctgtaaatcaatcaatggtattatttattgagtgcatgtagtgtacagagctgggagaggacaatacaacagacaggacagggactgttttgtaggacagggactgtgtccaaccagatttgtatccaccccagcacttagtacagcgcttggcacatagtaagctcttaacaaatactcaaattattattaggagaagcagtagggcttagtggaaaaaacacaggcttgggagtcagaggtcgtgggttctagtcccagctctgccacttgactgctgtgtgatttggggcaagtcacttcgcttctctgtgcctcagtttcctcatctgtaaaatggggattaaaactgtgaaccccctttgggacaacttgatgacctgtatctcccccagcgtttagaacagtgatcggcacatagtaagcgcttaacaaatgccatcattattatggttgttaATAAAccccatcataattattattattccgatcAGAGCGGGTCTCGGCGCCGTCCATCGGAGTCAACTTGACGCTGGGGAACGGCAGCTGCGACCTGACGCTGGCCTGCCGGACGGAAAGCAAGGAGCCCGTGGGCTTCAACTGGACCTGGACGGTGGGTGGGGGGGCCTGGACCCCCCGGCTCCAAGGAAACATCCTGCATCTCACCCTCACGCCGGTGGCTCCCAATTTCTCCTGCACCTGTATCGCCTACAACGCCGTCAGCTCCGCCGAAACCCACTTCTTCAGCTCCTGGGACCGCTGCAGGGTCAGAGGTCAGTGTCCGTCCAGCCTCCGACCACCGGCCTGGAGAATACCCCGTCctgccggggagggggaggaggcaggagagccaggaagtggggatgggaagcggggagaggaagaaaggaaacggATCCAAAGTCATAACCTGGATTGGGCTTCTGAGATTCCCCtcccattcatcaatcaatccgtcaatcaaagGAGTTTTGGGCTTTTTgggttttagcacttactacgagccgggcactgtactaagcgctggggtagatccaagctaatcaggtgggacacagtccctggcccatgtggggctcacagtcatcatccccattttccagctgaggaaactgaagcccagaggagtgaagtgacttgaccagggtcatccagcagacgagcagaggagctgggaggagaatccaggtccttctaactcccaggcccgggctctataataataataataatggcatttattaagcacttactatgtgcaaagcactgttctaagtgctggggaggttacaaggtgatcaggttgtcccactgggggctcacagtctcaatccccattttacagatgaggtaactgaggcgtagagaagttaagtgactcgcccaaagtcacacagctgacaactggaggagcgggatttgaacccatgacctctgactccaaagcccgggctctttccactgagccacactgcttctcttctcttctcttctcttctcttctcttctcttctcttctcttctcttctcttcttcagtGGCTCTACCCACTGGGTGACACGGCTTATCCCAACGCCCTCAAGCAGGACTGGATTCCCTAACTCCAGCCAGCCCTCTGGCCCCCAAgagatgcgggttctaattctggtgccgcctcttgtctgctgtgagacctagggcaagtcgcttcacttctctggttttctctttccttaactgtaaaacggggattcgattgCTGTTTGTCCTTTGCCCTTTGACAGGGCCAGGGACTGTTGTTGCTCTGATTAACTGATTCCTCCCCcaacatttaacacagtgctcagcatatccagcgcttagaacagtgcttgacacatagtaagcgcttaacaaattaccatcatcatcatcatcatcattattattatactagtgcttaacaaaacaccgtcattattactgttatcattatttataGCACTGTAACTACAATACTTATAATTGACCTATTGGCAATGATACAATAACGACTGAtaacaatggcacttgttaagcacttactatgtgccaagcactgttctaagggctaaattaatcaggttg is part of the Tachyglossus aculeatus isolate mTacAcu1 chromosome Y4, mTacAcu1.pri, whole genome shotgun sequence genome and harbors:
- the SLAMF1 gene encoding LOW QUALITY PROTEIN: signaling lymphocytic activation molecule (The sequence of the model RefSeq protein was modified relative to this genomic sequence to represent the inferred CDS: deleted 3 bases in 2 codons): MSRQPVLLEKTPTDRKHGWGMGRPFPTPGPGEEDAHLLLKARQQCSPPLTSSSSSSSSPSPPEAGPPDSSPGPAMVRILLLLSLALVLHCKAGRTSSCSNPERVRGTVGSRVHLPLVLEGANETTPVTIKLQSRGQQNKKKVFSGQKKNLVGKLEARYTFFPENSSLEIAEASYGDAGTYEVSVEAGDWFKEFCLELELFERVSAPSIGVNLTLGNGSCDLTLACRTESKEPVGFNWTWTVGGGAWTPRLQGNILHLTLTPVAPNFSCTCIAYNAVSSAETHFFSSWDRCRVRDGSLQPPRWPIYLALSLVCLAALAMILAIALVSRKKSKSAHFQPPVLTIYAQVQRAPPKKKPESPTDKDPCSTIYVAATAVQPSGSPPPPQTQSCSPMTVYASVTHPDS